Genomic window (Pirellulales bacterium):
ACACCACAGTAAGCCGCCTCGTGCCCATGATACGCCCATGCCTGCCGCATGTCGCGGCCGGCGAGCTATTGGAGGACGAAAAATGGACGCAAGTGTGGGTAATGATAGGGAGTCTATGGCACTGTCTTACAGGGGGGTAGCGAGAGCGCTGGGAATTAGTGAGCGGACGGTTTGGGGTATGGTGGACGATGGCAGGCTGCGGGCGGTGCGCATTGGGCGGTGTGTGCGTGTGCCGCGTGTGGAGGTGGAGCGCTATTTGGCCGCCAAGGAGGTGAACGTATGAGTACCTTCCATAACCCCGCCCGACTACAACAGGCCGCTGCGGCCCTCATCGCCATCGACCAAGCCGGCCTGATGGGCGATCTACCCGCCGCCATCGCGGCC
Coding sequences:
- a CDS encoding helix-turn-helix domain-containing protein, producing the protein MALSYRGVARALGISERTVWGMVDDGRLRAVRIGRCVRVPRVEVERYLAAKEVNV